A region of Thermorudis peleae DNA encodes the following proteins:
- the flgG gene encoding flagellar basal body rod protein FlgG has protein sequence MMRSLFSAISGLRAHQTWMDVIGNNIANVNTTGFKEGRVRFTDVLYQLIHGAGAPGNNLGGINPEQIGLGASIAAIDTIQTQGALQMTGKPTDLAIQGDGFFIVQDASGNKFYTRDGAFGTDANGDLVNPATGMHVLDASGNTINIPNTIVSFTIDQQGNIVGVDANGNQQQIAQIGLATFANPAGLSKVGQNLFAETPNSGTANAGAPGTNGRGLIASGYLEMSNVDLAQEFTNMILAQRGFQANARTITTSDEMLQELVNLRR, from the coding sequence ATGATGCGATCGCTCTTCTCAGCAATTTCTGGCCTACGGGCTCACCAGACGTGGATGGACGTGATCGGCAACAATATTGCCAATGTCAACACTACCGGGTTCAAGGAAGGCCGTGTTCGTTTTACCGACGTGCTCTATCAGCTGATCCACGGCGCGGGTGCACCCGGCAATAACCTCGGCGGCATTAACCCCGAGCAGATTGGACTGGGCGCATCAATCGCGGCGATCGACACCATCCAGACACAGGGCGCACTGCAGATGACCGGGAAGCCGACCGATCTTGCGATCCAAGGGGATGGCTTTTTCATCGTGCAGGATGCTTCCGGCAATAAGTTCTACACTCGCGATGGAGCATTCGGGACTGATGCCAATGGTGATCTGGTAAATCCGGCCACAGGTATGCACGTGTTGGATGCAAGTGGCAATACGATCAACATCCCAAACACGATCGTCTCGTTCACCATTGACCAGCAGGGGAACATCGTCGGTGTTGACGCGAACGGCAACCAGCAGCAAATTGCCCAGATCGGCCTTGCTACGTTTGCCAACCCAGCTGGCTTGAGCAAGGTTGGCCAAAACCTCTTCGCCGAAACACCGAACTCCGGTACAGCGAATGCTGGTGCGCCGGGAACGAATGGACGCGGGTTAATCGCAAGCGGCTACCTTGAGATGAGTAACGTCGACCTGGCACAGGAATTCACCAACATGATCCTGGCCCAACGCGGCTTCCAGGCCAACGCGCGCACCATCACAACATCGGACGAGATGTTGCAGGAACTGGTGAATCTCAGACGCTAA
- a CDS encoding right-handed parallel beta-helix repeat-containing protein codes for MGSGRSWLRAGLVVLALILSGSGAFLVYTGQASGQTTSTGVVFYVPPTVPAAGAVTPTPTGATSYPTIRAAISAANTTPGDVTIQLGAGTYLLDAPGAGDDTNATGDLDVTKQGGTLAILGAGSGKTTIQWGNTPGDRILDVQTGAIVVLQGVTLQNGSAPGSRGTADANGGLVRNAGTLKLNDVVLTGGQAPNGSGGALANTGTLTIGDAQPVIVSANSAQSGGGIANSGVLWIAQLTLTANQALGGDGGGLLSTGGEVHSSGPAFAVTNNTAYGNGGGLALEGGQAFLAQMTIQGNQADEQGGGVWLGQSLQQAEFYTATIQQNQASAGGGLAVAVNGSTSAKPVKLYAVTLNGNSATSGDGGGALVLQGAALQLLAGSQVVANKATGAGHGGGIANQAGGTLIIDGSQVSNNPAGVSVTGNTAGYGGGIWSAGTLSLGRALVQGNTAMSQGGGLWLGGDTNSKAVVQSHSRITSNVANDLGGGIYLADQASLMLSDSAVDSNVVRNGAGGGIVIEPNAVAQLDHSTLWGNQAGAAGGGADARGTLTIVNSTIGANRGTTPGGGGIFVEPGGTATLAFSTLAANQAPAGGAVYTAVGGTTIFGGGVLLADNTPQSCGGAMSSKGGNLDDDGSCQLNGKGDLPGTDPQLGGQLSQGEQRYYLLAASSPAIDAASKSCPKDDQLHQVRPQGKGCDIGAIEFAALGLTPTPTATGTPVSTPTSTVTPAVPTTTPTATPQSTSTATPTATVMPTPSVTPTPTVLTVTPIPGIIVAPPSGITPTPTSGVATGTQPQPTPTITLPSTGQVLGNPAQVQLGFGLIGLGGASFLGAVAVTVAPRRRVR; via the coding sequence ATGGGCAGCGGGCGAAGCTGGCTGCGAGCAGGCTTGGTTGTGCTGGCACTCATCTTGAGCGGGAGCGGGGCATTCTTAGTCTATACCGGTCAAGCGAGTGGACAGACAACCAGCACGGGCGTCGTGTTCTACGTCCCGCCAACTGTGCCAGCCGCTGGCGCTGTAACACCAACCCCGACCGGTGCAACCAGCTACCCCACGATCCGTGCGGCGATCTCGGCTGCCAACACGACGCCGGGAGATGTCACGATCCAGCTTGGGGCTGGTACCTATCTCCTCGATGCTCCAGGTGCGGGCGACGACACGAACGCAACTGGCGACCTCGACGTCACCAAGCAGGGTGGCACGCTGGCAATCCTCGGCGCAGGATCTGGCAAAACCACTATCCAGTGGGGGAATACGCCAGGCGATCGCATCCTCGATGTACAAACTGGTGCAATTGTCGTCCTGCAAGGCGTAACACTGCAGAACGGCAGTGCACCGGGCAGCAGAGGTACGGCTGACGCCAATGGCGGTTTGGTGCGTAATGCTGGGACACTGAAGCTCAACGACGTCGTCCTGACAGGCGGGCAGGCCCCGAACGGCAGTGGCGGTGCACTTGCCAACACGGGGACGCTCACCATCGGCGATGCTCAGCCGGTCATTGTGTCAGCGAATAGCGCGCAGTCCGGCGGAGGCATTGCGAATAGCGGTGTGCTCTGGATTGCCCAGCTGACCCTCACCGCCAACCAAGCACTGGGCGGCGATGGTGGCGGATTGCTCAGCACAGGCGGAGAAGTCCATAGCAGTGGCCCAGCTTTTGCCGTAACGAACAATACGGCATACGGCAATGGCGGCGGCCTGGCACTCGAGGGTGGACAAGCCTTCCTTGCACAGATGACCATACAAGGCAACCAAGCCGATGAGCAAGGCGGTGGGGTGTGGTTGGGGCAGAGCCTCCAGCAGGCCGAGTTCTACACGGCAACCATCCAGCAGAATCAAGCAAGTGCTGGCGGCGGTCTCGCCGTTGCGGTGAATGGCAGCACGTCGGCCAAACCAGTCAAGCTTTATGCAGTGACGCTGAACGGCAACAGCGCGACCAGCGGCGACGGTGGCGGGGCGCTTGTTCTGCAGGGTGCGGCATTGCAGTTGCTGGCTGGGTCGCAGGTGGTGGCGAACAAAGCGACAGGGGCTGGCCACGGCGGCGGCATCGCCAACCAAGCAGGTGGTACGCTGATCATTGACGGCTCACAAGTGAGTAATAACCCTGCTGGCGTGAGCGTGACCGGTAATACGGCCGGATATGGCGGTGGCATCTGGAGCGCTGGCACACTTTCGCTCGGCCGCGCGCTTGTACAGGGCAATACGGCTATGTCGCAGGGCGGCGGGCTCTGGTTGGGTGGGGATACCAACAGTAAAGCTGTTGTCCAGAGCCATAGCCGCATTACAAGCAATGTAGCAAACGACCTCGGTGGGGGCATCTACCTCGCTGATCAGGCATCGCTCATGCTCAGCGATAGCGCAGTGGATAGCAACGTCGTGCGCAATGGCGCCGGTGGGGGTATCGTGATCGAGCCGAATGCAGTAGCCCAGCTTGACCACAGCACGCTGTGGGGCAATCAAGCTGGCGCGGCTGGCGGTGGGGCCGACGCCCGAGGGACGCTGACCATCGTCAACAGCACCATCGGTGCCAACCGCGGCACAACTCCTGGCGGTGGCGGCATCTTCGTCGAGCCAGGCGGCACCGCAACCCTCGCTTTCAGCACGCTTGCAGCTAACCAAGCGCCAGCTGGCGGGGCAGTCTATACCGCGGTCGGCGGTACGACAATCTTCGGCGGTGGTGTTCTCCTGGCTGATAACACCCCGCAGTCCTGCGGCGGCGCTATGTCCTCAAAAGGCGGCAACCTCGATGATGACGGAAGTTGCCAGCTGAACGGCAAAGGCGATCTTCCCGGGACAGATCCACAGCTCGGCGGCCAGTTGAGTCAAGGCGAGCAGCGGTATTACCTCCTCGCCGCCAGTAGCCCAGCGATCGATGCGGCGTCCAAGTCCTGCCCCAAGGACGACCAACTGCACCAGGTGCGGCCGCAAGGCAAAGGTTGTGACATTGGCGCGATTGAATTCGCCGCGCTGGGCCTAACGCCAACGCCAACTGCGACGGGGACGCCGGTGAGTACCCCAACAAGCACTGTAACACCAGCAGTGCCGACAACAACACCGACCGCGACACCGCAGAGCACGTCGACTGCGACCCCAACGGCGACTGTAATGCCGACGCCAAGCGTGACACCAACGCCAACTGTTCTCACCGTGACACCAATTCCTGGCATTATCGTTGCTCCCCCGAGCGGCATCACGCCAACGCCGACGAGTGGAGTAGCAACTGGGACTCAGCCACAGCCTACGCCGACGATTACGCTGCCGAGTACCGGTCAAGTACTGGGCAATCCTGCCCAAGTACAGCTTGGCTTCGGACTCATCGGGCTAGGGGGCGCAAGTTTCCTTGGTGCGGTCGCCGTGACGGTGGCACCACGACGTCGGGTGCGCTAG
- a CDS encoding sortase domain-bontaining protein produces MARSWLAQLALGSVFAWLVGMFAGYGGAHLAHVLSPAQTPTPRPAAVSVRLPTPTPSQPTVPPSPTPNRGVPIARVLIPDIGVNAPVETRSLTPQREMEAPSGPSVVAWYAFSALPDSGGNIVLAGHVDYAGVGPAVFWNLWKLPLGAPVTLQLVDGRLVHYRVSARWVVDEHNAPVDQILGATPQETVTLITCAGNYNPETGRYDQRLIIRAERVAPTRS; encoded by the coding sequence ATGGCCCGGAGCTGGCTCGCGCAGCTTGCGCTTGGCAGCGTCTTCGCCTGGCTCGTTGGCATGTTCGCCGGCTACGGCGGCGCCCATCTTGCCCATGTCCTCTCGCCTGCCCAAACGCCGACACCGCGGCCAGCAGCTGTGAGCGTGCGCTTGCCAACTCCAACCCCTTCGCAACCAACCGTACCCCCCTCGCCGACACCCAACCGCGGCGTGCCCATTGCCCGTGTGCTCATTCCGGATATCGGCGTCAACGCGCCGGTCGAGACACGCTCGCTCACGCCGCAGCGCGAGATGGAAGCCCCCAGTGGTCCAAGCGTCGTTGCCTGGTATGCCTTCAGTGCGCTGCCAGACAGCGGCGGCAACATCGTCTTAGCGGGTCACGTCGATTATGCTGGTGTTGGTCCAGCGGTCTTTTGGAACCTCTGGAAGCTGCCACTGGGCGCTCCAGTGACCTTGCAACTCGTCGATGGCCGGCTCGTGCACTATCGCGTCAGTGCGCGTTGGGTCGTTGACGAGCACAACGCGCCGGTTGATCAAATTCTTGGAGCTACACCACAGGAAACAGTGACGCTCATCACCTGTGCCGGAAACTATAATCCGGAGACGGGCCGGTATGACCAGCGTTTAATCATCCGTGCTGAACGTGTGGCGCCTACCCGCTCCTAG
- a CDS encoding NAD(P)-dependent oxidoreductase, whose amino-acid sequence MAEETLRLGFIGLDPLGRAIVQRLLAHGYEVLVADHRREVVEALETLGAIALPTPLLVAEEVDILLTLLDGDTALFELFSGPEGALDRLRPGAMVIDLTSATPMTMQQLAVDAALRGVALVDAPVSGAPASALRGELTAMVGATPEVFERTLPLLQVFAKSIYRVGDPGMGKLVKLLTQLLTGVSLVVFGEALALATRAGADLDALADVVRASTGGWPLWHESVLYLLGQTPAPEQESLARLRHDLERVLRLGADLDCPVPLSALAYQFSISSGVRNPHLAPAADIARAVARFAGVHFARSARSEV is encoded by the coding sequence ATGGCAGAGGAGACACTGCGACTCGGTTTTATCGGGCTTGACCCGCTCGGGCGCGCCATCGTGCAGCGGCTGCTCGCCCACGGCTATGAGGTGCTCGTTGCCGACCATCGCCGTGAAGTTGTGGAGGCGCTCGAGACCCTGGGTGCGATTGCCCTGCCGACGCCGCTGCTCGTCGCTGAAGAGGTCGATATCTTGCTGACGTTGCTGGACGGCGACACCGCGCTCTTCGAACTCTTCAGTGGGCCAGAAGGCGCGCTTGACCGGCTGCGTCCCGGTGCGATGGTGATCGATTTGACCAGTGCAACGCCGATGACGATGCAACAGCTGGCCGTCGATGCGGCGCTCCGTGGTGTCGCCTTGGTCGACGCTCCGGTCAGTGGTGCACCAGCGAGCGCACTGCGTGGAGAGTTGACGGCGATGGTCGGGGCAACGCCGGAAGTCTTCGAGCGCACGTTGCCGCTCTTGCAGGTGTTTGCGAAGTCGATTTACCGCGTCGGTGATCCGGGGATGGGAAAACTGGTAAAGCTGCTTACCCAGCTCCTCACGGGTGTCTCGCTCGTCGTATTCGGCGAAGCCTTAGCCCTCGCTACGCGCGCTGGCGCAGATCTGGACGCGCTTGCGGACGTGGTGCGTGCGAGCACTGGCGGCTGGCCGCTATGGCATGAGAGCGTCCTTTACCTCCTCGGGCAAACGCCAGCACCTGAGCAGGAATCACTGGCACGCTTGCGTCACGATCTCGAGCGGGTGTTGCGCCTTGGGGCTGACCTAGACTGTCCGGTGCCGCTGAGCGCGCTCGCCTACCAGTTCTCGATCTCATCAGGCGTGCGCAATCCGCACCTTGCACCAGCAGCCGATATTGCACGTGCCGTCGCCCGCTTCGCTGGCGTCCACTTCGCGCGGAGCGCGCGCAGTGAGGTATAG
- a CDS encoding ABC transporter ATP-binding protein, whose translation MPLLTLDNVHVYYGLIHALKGISLTVEAGEIVTLLGANGAGKTTTLRAISGLQRPRAGRIVLDGHDLTALRPHEVVALGVGHVPEGRRIFPRLSVEENLALGAFTVRDRATIEQRRDEVFTLFPRLAERRHQPGGTLSGGEQQMLAIGRALMLKPRILLLDEPSMGLAPVVVENIFDVLQQLNAQGTTILLVEQNARMALEIAHRGYVLETGQIVLSGPAAELASDPKVQAAYLGARE comes from the coding sequence ATGCCACTGCTCACGCTTGATAATGTCCATGTCTATTACGGCTTAATTCACGCGTTGAAGGGGATTTCGCTGACAGTTGAGGCGGGCGAAATCGTCACGCTCCTCGGCGCAAATGGTGCCGGTAAGACAACGACACTTCGGGCAATCTCCGGCCTGCAGCGGCCGCGAGCCGGACGAATTGTGCTCGACGGCCACGACCTCACGGCGCTCCGCCCACACGAAGTCGTCGCGCTTGGCGTCGGCCACGTGCCGGAAGGTCGCCGCATTTTCCCGCGCCTGAGTGTTGAGGAGAATCTCGCACTCGGCGCCTTCACCGTGCGAGACCGGGCGACGATCGAGCAGCGGCGGGACGAAGTCTTTACCCTGTTTCCTCGTCTTGCCGAACGGCGGCACCAGCCCGGTGGCACGCTCTCCGGCGGTGAGCAGCAGATGCTAGCCATCGGCCGTGCCCTGATGCTCAAGCCGCGCATTCTTCTGCTCGACGAGCCGTCGATGGGGCTCGCGCCAGTGGTTGTCGAGAATATCTTCGATGTGTTGCAGCAACTGAATGCCCAGGGGACGACGATCTTACTTGTCGAGCAGAACGCGCGGATGGCGCTGGAGATTGCTCATCGCGGCTATGTCCTGGAGACCGGCCAAATTGTCCTGAGTGGTCCGGCTGCTGAGCTGGCCAGTGATCCCAAAGTCCAGGCGGCATACCTGGGGGCACGCGAATAA
- a CDS encoding ABC transporter ATP-binding protein has product MAATEPVLSIRQLTKRFGGLVAVRNIDLTVAPQAIHSVIGPNGAGKTTLFNCITGFLRPEEGGVWFLGQRIDGLRPDQIARLGIARTYQTIRLFRYLTALDNVLIGMHPHIHYSAFAAIFHTRAYREAEAAALREARELLAFVGLRGREAVVASNLPYGDQRRLEIARALALRPKLLLLDEPTAGMNPNETAEMAKLIRRLRDERGMTILLIEHDMKFVMDLSDLVTVLDFGEKIAEGPPALVQRDPRVIEAYLGRGAASGLSAPSAPLSNDGAGDATAHA; this is encoded by the coding sequence ATGGCAGCGACTGAGCCAGTCCTCAGCATTCGCCAGCTGACCAAGCGCTTCGGTGGCCTGGTCGCTGTGCGCAACATTGACCTCACCGTTGCCCCGCAAGCGATTCACAGCGTCATCGGCCCCAACGGCGCGGGGAAGACCACGCTCTTTAACTGCATCACTGGCTTTCTCCGGCCAGAAGAGGGCGGCGTCTGGTTCTTGGGCCAGCGCATTGATGGCCTCCGCCCCGACCAGATCGCTCGTCTTGGCATTGCCCGAACGTATCAGACAATCCGGCTGTTCCGTTATTTGACTGCGCTTGACAATGTGCTGATCGGTATGCATCCGCACATTCACTACAGTGCGTTCGCTGCCATCTTCCACACGCGTGCTTATCGCGAGGCAGAGGCCGCGGCGTTGCGCGAAGCGCGTGAACTCCTTGCCTTCGTCGGGCTGCGTGGCCGTGAAGCTGTCGTTGCCAGTAACCTGCCTTATGGCGACCAGCGACGGCTCGAAATCGCTCGTGCGCTTGCACTCCGGCCCAAGCTACTTCTTCTTGACGAACCGACGGCCGGCATGAACCCAAACGAGACCGCGGAGATGGCAAAGCTGATTCGCCGCTTGCGCGATGAACGAGGAATGACCATCCTGTTGATTGAGCACGATATGAAGTTTGTCATGGACCTGTCGGATCTCGTGACGGTGCTGGACTTCGGCGAGAAAATCGCTGAAGGGCCTCCAGCACTGGTGCAGCGTGATCCACGGGTGATTGAGGCGTATCTTGGGCGCGGCGCAGCCTCCGGGCTCAGCGCTCCGTCTGCGCCGCTTTCGAACGATGGAGCAGGCGATGCCACTGCTCACGCTTGA
- a CDS encoding branched-chain amino acid ABC transporter permease: MAAARRTLFFGLIATVVLWHLSLVGMIQAFAQRALVGRTVTVSMVLILGTMFLMGYLASRVLVSPLVRLVVATGVGGIAGIGTALLALLITHVQIGPIFIAATPQLANTLTFQRGPTAAGILADLVGGLAAGLLGGALTLLPAAARRMVTSSLAIVLLLGLLRDVIVAILPPSIGQAIYGAVGLSLTGAIGLFILFLVLFGIREGIRQRTSRTTAQSRGFTRVQRTVALVVLLLFLVTFPLWAKLFLSNVADFVGLYILMGLGLNLVLGFAGLLDLGYVAFFAVGAYTMGVLTSPDLGRFSFTFWEALPFAMIFAVLAGILIGLPVLRMRGDYLAITTLGFGEIVRLLFLSDWLKPYVGGAQGITRIARPSLGLFHFTQPQHFYYLILIGCAIAWFLSVRLRDSRIGRAWLAIREDEVVAQAMGINRVTAKLLAFGIGASFGGLSGALFASLVGSVVPASFQLLVSVNVVALLIIGGMGSLPGVVVGALALVGLPEMLREFQEYRLLVYGAVLILMMLFRPAGLWPEQVRVRELREAEEAARAQTAAEVVGVASDGSD; encoded by the coding sequence ATGGCAGCAGCACGCCGCACACTGTTCTTCGGCCTGATCGCTACGGTTGTGCTCTGGCATTTAAGCCTCGTGGGAATGATTCAGGCGTTTGCCCAGCGTGCGCTGGTTGGGCGCACTGTTACAGTGAGCATGGTGCTGATTCTCGGCACGATGTTCCTGATGGGCTACCTGGCCTCCCGGGTGCTGGTTAGCCCACTCGTTCGCCTCGTCGTTGCCACTGGTGTGGGCGGGATCGCAGGCATTGGCACTGCACTCCTCGCGCTCCTGATCACCCATGTCCAAATCGGCCCAATCTTCATCGCCGCAACACCGCAGCTAGCCAACACGCTGACGTTTCAGCGCGGGCCAACCGCTGCTGGCATCCTGGCTGATCTGGTTGGGGGGCTGGCGGCTGGATTGCTTGGTGGGGCGCTGACGCTCTTGCCTGCCGCAGCTCGCCGCATGGTGACGAGCTCGCTTGCTATCGTCTTACTCCTCGGACTCCTTCGCGACGTGATTGTTGCGATCTTGCCCCCAAGCATCGGGCAGGCAATCTACGGCGCTGTCGGTCTCTCACTCACCGGCGCCATCGGCTTGTTTATTCTCTTCCTTGTGCTCTTTGGTATCCGCGAAGGCATCCGGCAGCGGACATCGCGTACCACCGCGCAGTCACGCGGATTCACACGGGTGCAGCGTACCGTGGCGCTTGTTGTCCTCTTGCTTTTCCTGGTAACGTTTCCCCTCTGGGCAAAGCTCTTCCTGAGCAACGTTGCCGACTTTGTTGGACTCTACATTCTCATGGGGCTTGGCCTCAATCTCGTGCTCGGCTTCGCTGGCTTGCTTGACCTTGGCTACGTCGCTTTCTTCGCCGTCGGTGCCTACACCATGGGTGTCCTGACCTCGCCTGACCTTGGCCGCTTCTCGTTTACCTTCTGGGAAGCGCTGCCCTTTGCCATGATCTTCGCCGTGCTCGCTGGCATCCTCATCGGTCTACCTGTCTTGCGGATGCGCGGCGACTACCTTGCGATCACGACGCTGGGCTTTGGTGAAATTGTCCGCTTGCTCTTCCTCTCTGACTGGCTGAAGCCTTATGTTGGTGGCGCCCAAGGCATCACGCGTATTGCCCGGCCATCACTCGGCCTCTTTCATTTCACTCAGCCTCAGCACTTCTACTACCTCATCCTTATCGGCTGTGCCATCGCGTGGTTCCTGTCAGTTCGGCTCCGCGACTCACGTATTGGGCGCGCTTGGCTAGCGATTCGTGAGGATGAGGTCGTTGCTCAAGCGATGGGTATTAACCGTGTGACGGCCAAGCTCCTTGCATTCGGCATTGGCGCCTCCTTCGGTGGGTTAAGCGGCGCGCTGTTCGCATCGCTCGTCGGTTCAGTGGTGCCAGCGAGCTTCCAGCTGCTCGTCTCAGTGAATGTCGTAGCGTTGCTGATCATTGGTGGCATGGGCAGTTTGCCGGGCGTTGTCGTCGGCGCGCTTGCTCTTGTCGGGCTGCCCGAGATGTTGCGCGAGTTCCAGGAATATCGTCTCCTGGTTTATGGGGCGGTTCTCATCCTGATGATGCTCTTCCGCCCAGCTGGGCTCTGGCCTGAGCAAGTGCGGGTGCGCGAGCTTCGGGAGGCTGAAGAAGCCGCCCGGGCACAGACGGCCGCAGAAGTGGTAGGAGTTGCGTCCGATGGCAGCGACTGA
- a CDS encoding branched-chain amino acid ABC transporter permease — translation MATTTQQAAVTRNRHVDASQVIAWVIGVLLVILVVVGSYRTLMLGRYTPAQWRDFITFGIAQGSIYALIALGYTMVYGVLQMINFAHGEVFTGGAFASYFFVNALAQSGFLKAHPFLTLIAGILVAAVTSMTIAVLVERIAYRPLRFAPRLVPLITAVGASFFLQYTYRGFFGSGVKAFPTFPVLRGTLFGIQRTLIVAFIGALLTLLILLVFLRYTRTGLAIRAVAEDLEAAALMGVNVDRTIASTFAVGGAMAGVASVLYALLFPQVQFFMGFLPGIKAFTSAVLGGIGNLPGAALGGLVLGIVESVGPSLILDGLGIPAAHQLKDAIAFSILVLILIFRPTGLLGERVASRV, via the coding sequence GTGGCAACGACGACACAACAGGCAGCAGTCACGCGCAACCGGCATGTTGATGCGAGCCAGGTCATTGCCTGGGTCATCGGTGTTCTCCTTGTCATCCTGGTAGTCGTTGGCTCCTATCGCACGCTGATGCTAGGCCGCTACACCCCGGCTCAGTGGCGCGACTTCATCACATTTGGCATTGCGCAAGGCAGCATCTACGCCTTGATCGCCTTGGGCTATACCATGGTGTACGGCGTCCTGCAGATGATTAACTTTGCTCACGGCGAAGTCTTCACCGGTGGGGCTTTCGCTTCTTACTTCTTCGTCAACGCGCTTGCCCAATCGGGTTTCCTGAAGGCCCACCCGTTTCTGACGCTTATCGCTGGCATCCTCGTCGCTGCGGTCACGTCGATGACGATTGCGGTGCTGGTTGAGCGGATTGCCTATCGTCCCTTGCGCTTTGCCCCGCGACTTGTGCCCTTGATTACAGCTGTTGGGGCGTCGTTCTTCCTCCAGTACACCTACCGGGGGTTTTTTGGCTCAGGTGTGAAGGCCTTCCCAACGTTTCCGGTCTTGCGTGGCACCCTCTTTGGTATCCAGCGTACGCTCATTGTCGCGTTTATCGGAGCACTCCTGACCTTGCTGATCTTGTTGGTCTTCCTGCGCTATACCCGCACCGGATTGGCGATTCGCGCCGTTGCGGAAGACCTCGAGGCAGCGGCTCTGATGGGTGTCAACGTCGATCGAACGATTGCCAGCACGTTTGCTGTTGGCGGGGCGATGGCTGGCGTTGCCAGTGTCCTCTACGCTTTACTCTTCCCGCAAGTTCAGTTCTTCATGGGGTTCCTGCCAGGAATTAAGGCGTTTACGTCGGCTGTCCTTGGCGGTATCGGCAACTTGCCAGGGGCGGCGCTCGGCGGGCTTGTCTTAGGCATTGTTGAGTCAGTCGGTCCAAGCTTGATCCTTGACGGGCTGGGTATTCCAGCGGCTCACCAGCTCAAAGACGCGATTGCCTTCAGCATTCTCGTCTTGATTTTGATCTTCCGGCCGACTGGCCTGCTTGGCGAGCGGGTCGCCAGCCGGGTCTAA
- a CDS encoding branched-chain amino acid ABC transporter substrate-binding protein → MRQKRGWLWFVMMLSLVLVACGQQATPTTAPAAQPSPTKAAAASPTAATSAATATTGQAASPTAAATAQGTAQAGGQTLQGLIQSLRSATPKSTSQAPQDPLGVVKIASGQPIVLAYALTLSGPDSAQGIDQKRGVEIAVDDIGGQLLGHSIQLVGEDDGCSPDGGQSAGSKLAANPQIVAIVGTSCSSAARVAAPIIDRAGMVMVSPYNTAPDLTDPAKHVAGYLRTAWNDKVQGKLAAEFAWNVLKVKTAATVHDGTLYPQQLASVFAQEFQKLGGQVVDQEAINPDDTDMRPMLTRIASHKPELIYAPVYAKAGGFIARQLKEVSGLENTKLMGADALFTTDFVQSAGDAVVGVYVSGPDLSSFGSAYQQFVQKYQQKYGEKPIGGFHGQAYDAAMMIFNAIAKVAVQGSDGTLYIPRKALRDALYATKNFPGLTGNLTCDQNGDCADPHIAVRQFTSTNTSNWPDSATKKVYPS, encoded by the coding sequence ATGCGGCAGAAACGCGGATGGCTGTGGTTTGTCATGATGCTGTCGCTTGTGCTCGTCGCCTGTGGGCAACAAGCGACGCCGACGACAGCGCCGGCTGCCCAGCCCAGCCCGACGAAGGCTGCTGCAGCCTCGCCAACGGCCGCCACTTCGGCTGCCACAGCTACGACCGGGCAGGCAGCGAGCCCGACGGCAGCGGCTACGGCACAAGGGACAGCGCAAGCGGGGGGACAGACGCTGCAAGGGCTGATCCAGTCGCTCCGCAGTGCGACGCCGAAGTCTACTAGCCAAGCCCCACAGGATCCCCTGGGGGTGGTGAAGATCGCATCAGGGCAGCCGATCGTCCTAGCCTACGCCCTGACTCTCTCTGGACCAGATTCCGCTCAGGGTATTGACCAGAAGCGCGGCGTTGAGATTGCCGTCGATGACATTGGTGGGCAACTTCTCGGCCATTCCATCCAACTGGTCGGCGAAGACGACGGCTGTAGCCCCGACGGCGGACAATCGGCCGGCTCTAAGCTTGCCGCAAACCCACAGATCGTGGCCATTGTTGGAACCTCGTGCTCATCGGCCGCCCGCGTTGCGGCTCCGATCATCGACCGCGCTGGCATGGTCATGGTCTCGCCTTACAACACCGCACCTGACTTGACTGACCCCGCCAAGCACGTCGCGGGGTACTTGCGCACTGCGTGGAACGACAAGGTACAGGGCAAGCTCGCGGCTGAATTTGCCTGGAACGTGCTCAAGGTCAAGACCGCGGCAACAGTGCATGATGGCACCCTCTATCCACAGCAGCTAGCGAGCGTCTTCGCTCAGGAGTTCCAAAAGCTTGGCGGACAGGTCGTTGACCAAGAAGCAATCAATCCGGACGACACCGACATGCGGCCAATGCTCACGCGCATAGCTTCGCACAAGCCAGAGCTGATCTACGCGCCGGTTTACGCTAAAGCTGGCGGCTTTATTGCGCGACAGCTCAAAGAAGTTTCCGGGCTCGAGAATACGAAGCTCATGGGAGCTGATGCGCTCTTTACAACCGACTTCGTCCAATCGGCAGGCGATGCCGTTGTTGGCGTCTATGTCAGCGGTCCGGATCTCTCCTCGTTCGGCTCGGCGTACCAGCAGTTCGTGCAGAAGTATCAGCAGAAGTACGGTGAGAAACCGATTGGCGGTTTCCACGGGCAGGCCTATGACGCAGCGATGATGATCTTCAACGCGATTGCGAAGGTGGCGGTGCAGGGCTCGGACGGGACGCTCTACATTCCGCGCAAGGCGCTGCGGGATGCGCTCTACGCGACCAAGAATTTCCCAGGGCTGACTGGTAATCTGACCTGTGATCAGAATGGCGACTGTGCTGACCCACATATCGCGGTTCGCCAATTCACGAGCACGAACACGAGCAACTGGCCAGATTCGGCAACCAAGAAGGTCTACCCGTCATGA